A window from Peromyscus eremicus chromosome 1, PerEre_H2_v1, whole genome shotgun sequence encodes these proteins:
- the LOC131919900 gene encoding serum amyloid A-5 protein-like produces MKLLTGLIFCSLVLGVSSQSWVSFLSEAYHGARDMWRAYSDMKEANWKNSDKYFHARGNYDAAQRGPGRAWAAEVISDAREGFQSFIGRGHEDSMADQEANRWGCSGNDPNHYRPKGLPDKY; encoded by the exons ATGAAGCTTCTCACTGGACTCATTTTCTGCTCCTTGGTCCTGGGAGTCAGCAGTCAAAGCTGGGTTTCATTCCTTAGTGAGGCTTACCATG GGGCTCGGGATATGTGGCGAGCCTACTCTGACATGAAGGAAGCCAACTGGAAAAACTCAGACAAATATTTCCATGCTAGAGGGAACTATGATGCAGCCCAAAGGGGTCCTGGAAGAGCCTGGGCTGCTGAAGTCATCAG TGATGCAAGAGAAGGCTTTCAGAGTTTCATAGGCCGTGGACACGAGGACTCTATGGCTGACCAGGAAGCAAACAGATGGGGCTGCAGTGGCAATGACCCCAATCACTACAGACCTAAAGGACTGCCTGACAAATACTGA